A DNA window from Streptomyces parvus contains the following coding sequences:
- a CDS encoding glycoside hydrolase family 10 protein, whose product MRRTGVARRTFVLSAAGLLAAMTTAGDAVASPSGRRKGGGLPRAAGEVRGMWIATVANIDWPSKPGLTAARQEAELFAYLDRAVELRLNTVVLQVRPTADALWPSPYEPWAGCLTGTQGKDPGWDPLGTAVRAAHDRGLELHAWFNPYRVANHTDPSRLIASHPARKHPDWVVPYGGKLYYNPGLPEVRRFVQDAMLDAVRRYDIDAVHWDDYFYPYPVAGQTFDDDAEFERYGGGFADRAAWRRDNIDRLVRETAERIRAIKPHVRFGISPFAVWRNKGTDPLGSDTRAGVQTYDDLHADTRKWVKEGWIDYICPQIYWHIGQTAADYAKVLAWWSATVRGTGVDLYVGEALYKAGDPAQADAWQDPAELSRHLTLARDHEEAGGHVFFSGKSVLADRIGAMRRVVADHYPDRVRLYPDRIRARSHRRGRFSG is encoded by the coding sequence ATGCGGCGCACAGGTGTGGCGAGAAGGACGTTCGTACTGAGCGCGGCCGGACTGCTGGCGGCGATGACGACCGCCGGTGACGCGGTCGCCTCCCCGTCGGGGAGACGGAAGGGCGGCGGGCTCCCGAGGGCGGCGGGGGAGGTGCGCGGCATGTGGATCGCCACCGTCGCCAACATCGACTGGCCATCGAAGCCGGGCCTCACCGCGGCGCGGCAGGAGGCCGAGCTGTTCGCCTATCTGGACCGGGCGGTGGAGCTGCGGCTCAACACGGTGGTGCTCCAGGTCCGGCCGACCGCCGACGCCCTGTGGCCCTCGCCGTACGAGCCGTGGGCCGGCTGCCTCACCGGCACCCAGGGCAAGGACCCGGGCTGGGATCCGCTCGGCACGGCGGTGCGCGCGGCGCACGACCGGGGCCTGGAGCTGCACGCCTGGTTCAACCCGTACCGGGTGGCGAACCACACGGACCCCTCCCGCCTGATCGCCTCCCATCCCGCCCGGAAGCACCCGGACTGGGTCGTGCCGTACGGCGGGAAGCTCTACTACAACCCGGGGCTGCCGGAGGTACGACGCTTCGTCCAGGACGCGATGCTCGACGCCGTACGCCGCTACGACATCGACGCCGTGCACTGGGACGACTACTTCTACCCGTATCCGGTGGCCGGGCAGACCTTCGACGACGACGCGGAGTTCGAGCGGTACGGCGGCGGCTTCGCCGACCGGGCGGCCTGGCGGCGCGACAACATCGACCGGCTCGTGCGCGAGACGGCGGAGCGGATCCGGGCGATCAAGCCGCACGTCCGCTTCGGGATCAGCCCCTTCGCGGTCTGGCGCAACAAGGGGACCGATCCGCTGGGATCGGACACGCGGGCGGGCGTGCAGACGTACGACGACCTGCACGCCGACACCCGTAAGTGGGTCAAGGAGGGGTGGATCGACTACATCTGCCCGCAGATCTACTGGCACATCGGCCAGACCGCCGCCGACTACGCCAAGGTCCTCGCCTGGTGGAGCGCGACCGTCCGGGGGACGGGCGTCGACCTGTACGTGGGCGAGGCGCTGTACAAGGCCGGCGATCCGGCCCAGGCGGACGCCTGGCAGGACCCGGCGGAACTCTCCCGCCACCTCACCCTCGCCCGGGACCACGAGGAGGCGGGCGGCCACGTCTTCTTCTCCGGGAAGAGCGTGCTGGCGGACCGGATCGGCGCGATGCGACGCGTGGTGGCCGACCACTACCCGGACCGGGTCCGGCTCTACCCGGACCGGATCCGTGCCCGTTCCCACCGGCGGGGCCGGTTCTCGGGCTGA
- a CDS encoding dihydrodipicolinate synthase family protein, protein MTTPARLYSGVIPPVVTPLTADGDLDRASLERVVGHLLDGGVNGLFALGSSGETAYLTPARQDEVIKVITATAAGQVPVLVGAIETTTDRAAERARAAAALGADAVVATAPFYTRTHVTEIDRHFRDLAAAVDLPLLAYDVPVCVHSKLDPELLLPLAADGVLAGVKDSSGDDGSFRRLVIGARDLPGFSILTGHELVVDAMMLSGAHGSVPGLGNVDPHGYVRLHEAAVRGDWAAAKAEQDRLVGLFDIVRAARPGTASATAAGLGAFKTALMLRGVIATNVMSPPMRRLDEAETASVSSCLTRAGLSRAQ, encoded by the coding sequence ATGACCACCCCCGCCCGGCTCTACTCCGGGGTGATCCCGCCCGTCGTCACCCCGCTCACTGCCGACGGTGACCTCGACCGCGCTTCCCTGGAACGGGTCGTGGGCCATCTCCTCGACGGCGGCGTCAACGGTCTCTTCGCCCTCGGCAGTTCGGGTGAGACCGCCTATCTGACACCCGCCCGGCAGGATGAGGTCATCAAGGTGATCACCGCGACGGCGGCCGGCCAGGTCCCGGTACTCGTCGGAGCCATCGAAACCACCACCGACCGGGCCGCCGAACGAGCCCGCGCCGCGGCCGCCCTGGGCGCCGACGCCGTCGTCGCCACCGCCCCCTTCTACACGCGCACCCATGTCACCGAGATCGACCGCCACTTCCGGGACCTCGCGGCCGCCGTCGACCTGCCGCTCCTGGCGTACGACGTGCCGGTCTGCGTCCACAGCAAGCTGGACCCCGAACTCCTGCTGCCGCTCGCGGCGGACGGGGTGCTCGCGGGCGTGAAGGACTCCAGCGGCGACGACGGATCCTTCCGACGTCTGGTCATCGGAGCGCGGGACCTCCCGGGATTCTCCATCCTCACCGGTCATGAACTGGTGGTCGACGCGATGATGCTGAGCGGCGCCCACGGCTCCGTACCCGGCCTGGGCAACGTGGACCCGCACGGCTATGTGCGGCTGCACGAGGCGGCCGTGCGAGGCGACTGGGCCGCCGCGAAGGCCGAGCAGGACCGGCTCGTCGGCTTGTTCGACATCGTCCGGGCAGCCCGCCCCGGCACGGCCTCGGCGACGGCTGCCGGCCTCGGCGCGTTCAAGACCGCCCTGATGCTGCGCGGTGTCATCGCCACCAACGTCATGAGCCCGCCCATGCGACGGCTCGACGAGGCGGAGACGGCCTCCGTCAGCAGCTGTCTCACCCGCGCCGGCCTGTCCCGAGCGCAGTAG
- a CDS encoding 3-hydroxybutyryl-CoA dehydrogenase, translating into MADIARVGVVGCGQMGAGIAEVCARSGLEVKVAETTGEALEIGRTRLHNSLSKAAERGKITVAERDETLGRLTFTTDLGEFADRDLVIEAVVENEQVKTEIFQVLDQVVTRQDAILASNTSSIPLVKLAVATSRPDRVIGIHFFNPAPVQKLVELIPALTTSDETIKRAEAVVQDVLGKHPIRAQDRSGFVVNALLIPYLLSAIRMFESGIASREDIDNGMEMGCAHPMGPLKLADLIGLDTVASVADSMYAEYKEPLYAAPPLLQRMVDAGRLGRKTGSGFYPYG; encoded by the coding sequence ATGGCCGACATTGCACGCGTCGGAGTGGTGGGCTGTGGCCAGATGGGCGCAGGTATCGCGGAGGTGTGCGCGCGCAGCGGCCTCGAAGTGAAGGTCGCCGAGACCACCGGTGAAGCGCTGGAGATCGGCCGCACCCGCCTGCACAACTCCCTCTCGAAGGCCGCCGAACGCGGCAAGATCACGGTGGCGGAGCGGGACGAGACCCTCGGCCGGCTGACCTTCACGACCGACCTCGGGGAGTTCGCCGACCGCGATCTCGTCATCGAGGCCGTCGTGGAGAACGAGCAGGTCAAGACGGAGATCTTCCAGGTGCTCGACCAGGTGGTGACCCGGCAGGACGCGATCCTGGCCTCCAACACCTCCTCGATCCCGCTGGTGAAGCTGGCCGTCGCCACCTCGCGCCCGGACCGGGTCATCGGCATCCACTTCTTCAACCCGGCACCGGTGCAGAAGCTCGTCGAGCTGATCCCGGCACTGACCACGTCGGACGAGACGATCAAGCGCGCCGAGGCCGTCGTGCAGGACGTGCTCGGCAAGCACCCGATCCGCGCCCAGGACCGGTCCGGGTTCGTCGTGAACGCGCTGCTGATCCCCTACCTGCTCTCCGCGATCCGGATGTTCGAGTCCGGCATCGCCAGCCGCGAAGACATCGACAACGGCATGGAGATGGGCTGCGCCCACCCGATGGGTCCGCTCAAGCTGGCCGATCTGATCGGCCTGGACACCGTGGCCTCGGTCGCGGACTCGATGTACGCCGAGTACAAGGAGCCGCTGTACGCCGCTCCCCCGCTGCTCCAGCGCATGGTCGACGCGGGCCGCCTCGGCCGCAAGACGGGGTCGGGCTTCTACCCGTACGGCTGA
- a CDS encoding ABC transporter substrate-binding protein, with protein MPELRPAGVERRTFLRYTSALGAAAAITAGLSACGGPSSTADGQEGAGGKGDGSGTIEAGLSYPLSTGFDPMITSGATPYAANMHIFEGLVDLDPATLVARPALATEMPKKINATTYRAKLRDGATFHDGSPVTAEDVVFSFERILDEKNASLMAQFVPFIDKVTAVDAKTVEFKLKYAFALFPSRIAVARIVPKKIVEADVKGFDAKPVGSGPYKFIEATREDKIVFERFDKYNGPHPAKAKKMVWRLMSDQSARVSAMESGRVQAIEDVPYIDVQRLSSTAKTESVQSFGLLFLMFNTADKRFADKRVRQALHYALDTEKIIKTAMVGNATAATGYVPTTHPDFHKAATAYTHDVAKAKKLLADAGVGKLKFTVLTTDTGWVKDIAPLLKESWAAAGIDATLNIAQSAAQYAKVDGGDFEVLVAPGDPSVFGNDVDLLMRWFYYGFWPEKRYGWSKSSEYKKVKQLLDKAAQAADEATRKQLWGEITDIVADEAALYPILHRKLPTAWNEKALSGFKPLPTTGLSFVDVGRA; from the coding sequence GTGCCCGAGCTGAGGCCAGCCGGCGTCGAGCGCCGCACTTTCCTGCGTTACACCAGTGCTCTTGGCGCGGCCGCCGCCATCACCGCGGGGCTTTCGGCCTGCGGCGGGCCCTCTTCGACTGCCGACGGTCAGGAGGGAGCCGGAGGCAAGGGCGACGGGAGCGGCACCATCGAGGCGGGTCTGTCGTACCCGCTGTCGACCGGATTCGACCCGATGATCACGTCGGGCGCCACGCCGTACGCCGCCAACATGCACATCTTCGAGGGGCTCGTAGATCTCGATCCCGCAACACTCGTGGCACGCCCCGCGCTCGCCACCGAGATGCCGAAGAAGATCAACGCCACCACCTACCGCGCCAAGCTGCGTGACGGCGCGACCTTCCACGACGGCTCACCGGTGACCGCCGAGGACGTCGTGTTCAGCTTCGAACGCATCCTGGACGAGAAGAACGCGTCGCTGATGGCGCAGTTCGTGCCCTTCATCGACAAGGTCACGGCGGTCGACGCGAAGACGGTCGAGTTCAAGCTCAAGTACGCCTTCGCGCTCTTCCCCTCCCGCATAGCCGTGGCACGGATCGTGCCGAAGAAGATCGTCGAGGCGGACGTCAAGGGCTTCGACGCCAAGCCCGTCGGCTCGGGGCCGTACAAGTTCATCGAGGCGACCCGCGAGGACAAGATCGTCTTCGAGCGCTTCGACAAGTACAACGGCCCCCACCCCGCCAAGGCCAAGAAGATGGTCTGGCGCCTGATGTCGGACCAGTCGGCACGTGTCAGCGCCATGGAGTCCGGCCGCGTCCAGGCCATCGAGGACGTTCCGTACATCGACGTCCAAAGGCTCTCGTCCACCGCGAAGACCGAGTCGGTCCAGTCCTTCGGTCTGCTCTTCCTGATGTTCAACACCGCCGACAAGCGGTTCGCCGACAAGCGGGTCCGTCAGGCCCTGCACTACGCGCTGGACACCGAGAAGATCATCAAGACCGCGATGGTCGGCAACGCGACGGCCGCCACGGGTTACGTCCCCACCACCCACCCCGATTTCCACAAGGCCGCCACCGCCTACACCCACGACGTGGCGAAGGCGAAGAAGCTGCTCGCCGACGCGGGCGTGGGCAAGCTGAAGTTCACCGTGCTGACCACGGACACCGGCTGGGTCAAGGACATCGCCCCGCTGCTCAAGGAAAGCTGGGCGGCGGCCGGCATCGACGCCACCCTGAACATCGCCCAGTCCGCCGCCCAGTACGCCAAGGTCGACGGCGGCGACTTCGAGGTCCTGGTGGCCCCGGGCGACCCCTCGGTCTTCGGCAACGACGTCGACCTGCTGATGCGCTGGTTCTACTACGGTTTCTGGCCGGAGAAGCGTTACGGCTGGTCCAAGTCCTCCGAGTACAAGAAGGTCAAGCAGCTCCTCGACAAGGCCGCGCAGGCCGCCGACGAGGCGACCCGCAAGCAGCTGTGGGGCGAGATCACCGACATCGTCGCCGACGAGGCCGCGCTCTACCCGATCCTGCACCGCAAGCTTCCCACCGCCTGGAACGAGAAGGCCCTGTCCGGCTTCAAGCCGCTGCCCACCACGGGCCTGTCCTTCGTGGACGTCGGCCGCGCCTGA
- a CDS encoding ABC transporter permease, translating to MVAFLRLALRRVAMMPVMILGIALLVFVVLQFSPADPAYNALGESASPEAREAFAEANGLNDPLPVRYFDFLGQLLHFDLGMTVPPSQPVIDRITAAFPLTLQLTFLGLFLAVTLAVIGGVLGAMYRDRWPDQLFRVLSMAGVAIPSFWLGVLLIQQFALNTRIFPTGGYTNPADSFSGWLTTMALPAVSLAVPVAASLARLVRTSMVAELDRDYVRTAQGNGLPVFLVIRSVLRNALVTPLTVLGVKVGYLLSGAVVIEAIFDLPGMGKLILEGVTGGDVALVQGTVLTIAIAFLVVNVIVDLLYLLVNPRIRTV from the coding sequence ATGGTTGCTTTTCTCCGGCTCGCGCTGCGCCGCGTCGCGATGATGCCGGTGATGATTCTCGGCATCGCACTGCTGGTCTTCGTGGTGCTGCAGTTCTCGCCGGCCGACCCGGCCTACAACGCGCTCGGGGAGAGCGCCAGTCCCGAGGCCAGAGAGGCCTTCGCCGAGGCCAACGGGCTCAACGACCCGCTGCCGGTCCGCTACTTCGACTTCCTCGGCCAACTCCTCCACTTCGACCTCGGGATGACCGTCCCGCCGAGCCAGCCCGTGATCGACCGGATCACGGCGGCCTTTCCCCTCACCCTCCAACTGACCTTCCTCGGACTGTTCCTCGCGGTCACGCTCGCCGTCATCGGCGGCGTCCTCGGCGCGATGTACCGTGACCGCTGGCCCGACCAGCTCTTCCGCGTGCTGTCCATGGCCGGCGTCGCCATCCCCTCGTTCTGGCTCGGCGTCCTGCTCATCCAGCAGTTCGCGCTGAACACCCGCATCTTCCCGACCGGCGGCTACACCAACCCCGCCGACTCCTTCAGCGGCTGGCTCACCACCATGGCCCTGCCCGCCGTTTCGCTCGCCGTGCCGGTCGCGGCGTCGCTCGCCCGCCTCGTACGCACATCGATGGTCGCCGAGCTGGACCGCGACTACGTCCGTACCGCACAGGGCAACGGCCTCCCGGTGTTCCTGGTGATCCGCTCGGTCCTGCGCAACGCACTGGTCACCCCGCTCACCGTGCTGGGTGTCAAGGTCGGCTACCTGCTGAGCGGGGCCGTCGTCATCGAAGCGATCTTCGACCTGCCCGGCATGGGCAAGCTCATTCTCGAAGGTGTCACCGGCGGCGATGTCGCCCTGGTCCAGGGCACCGTACTGACCATCGCCATCGCCTTCCTGGTGGTCAACGTCATCGTCGACCTGCTCTACCTGCTGGTCAACCCGCGCATCAGGACGGTGTGA
- a CDS encoding ABC transporter ATP-binding protein produces MIRLDGVHVRHKARSGGLFSRDAVHALTDATLEVKRGEIVGLVGESGCGKSTLARVLTGLQKPTEGEVLFHGRDLWKMTGAERRDDFGSAVGVVFQDPSTALNPRLTVRQILRDPLDVHRRGTREAREARVEELLDLVGLPGHTLAALPGQLSGGQRQRVAIARALALEPELIVADEPTSALDVSVRAQVLNLLVDLRERLGLGMVFISHDIQTVRYLADRIAVLYLGRIVEEGRAADVAGSPSHPYTEALLSATPSLLEATERIVLTGPVPSATNPPTGCPFRTRCWKADDACAGVFPVETFGPREHRWHCIHPQTPVTPARSTA; encoded by the coding sequence GTGATCAGGCTCGACGGCGTCCACGTACGCCACAAGGCACGCAGCGGCGGTCTGTTCAGCCGCGACGCCGTGCACGCGCTCACCGACGCCACGCTGGAGGTCAAGCGCGGCGAGATCGTGGGCCTGGTCGGCGAGTCCGGCTGTGGCAAGTCCACGCTCGCCCGCGTACTGACCGGCCTGCAGAAGCCCACCGAGGGCGAGGTCCTCTTCCACGGGCGGGACCTGTGGAAGATGACCGGCGCCGAGCGGCGCGACGACTTCGGTTCCGCCGTCGGCGTCGTCTTCCAGGACCCCTCCACCGCGCTCAACCCCCGCCTAACCGTCCGGCAGATCCTCCGTGACCCGCTGGACGTGCACCGGCGCGGTACGCGGGAGGCGCGCGAGGCACGGGTGGAGGAACTGCTCGACCTGGTCGGGCTGCCCGGCCACACCCTCGCCGCCCTTCCCGGACAGCTCTCCGGCGGCCAGCGTCAGCGCGTCGCCATCGCCCGAGCCCTGGCTCTCGAACCGGAGCTGATCGTCGCCGACGAACCGACCTCCGCGCTCGACGTCTCCGTACGCGCCCAGGTGCTCAACCTCCTGGTCGACCTGCGCGAACGCCTGGGTCTGGGCATGGTGTTCATCAGCCACGACATCCAGACCGTGCGCTACCTCGCCGACCGCATCGCCGTCCTCTACCTCGGTCGCATCGTCGAGGAAGGCCGAGCCGCCGATGTGGCGGGAAGCCCCTCCCACCCGTACACCGAGGCGCTGCTCTCCGCGACCCCCAGCCTGCTGGAGGCGACGGAACGCATCGTGCTCACCGGCCCGGTGCCCTCCGCCACCAACCCGCCGACCGGCTGCCCGTTCCGCACCCGCTGCTGGAAGGCCGACGACGCATGCGCGGGCGTCTTCCCCGTGGAGACCTTCGGACCGCGCGAACACCGCTGGCACTGCATCCACCCCCAGACCCCCGTCACGCCCGCAAGGAGCACCGCATGA
- a CDS encoding dipeptide/oligopeptide/nickel ABC transporter permease/ATP-binding protein, which yields MFATGRLATKLSRPGIAFRALPVTSRVALGVLIVVILGAVLAPLLTQDPLTTGTPVQAPGADHWFGTDRAGRDVFARVVHGSRYSLVIGLGATAVALIAGAVLGSLAATSRKLGDESVMRTLDVVMSFPPIALAAVLVAVFGTSVPVIIFTIAFVYTPSLARVVRANVLAQYGEDYVAAEKVIGARRGYIVLRHVAVNCMAPVMVFATVMVAEAIIFEASLSFIGAGVQDPDPSWGSVLAYGRQILLAGGWWATFFPGLALLITVLALNILSEGLTDASAAPKSARAATPATAPTAADPVEAAATVDIDAALAKLARHIDSTEPTITPVREGADELLVVRDLAIRFPDRYGDIPVVDRLNFTVHEGETLGLVGESGCGKSITSLAVMGLLARNAEVSGEILYRGRDLLKLPPKERRALMGPEIAMVYQDALSSLNPSVLVGTQLKQLTSRGGTKTPAELLELVGLSPERTLRSYPHELSGGQRQRVLIAMALSRSPRLLIADEPTTALDVTVQAQVVELLIKLRDELGFAMVLVSHDLALVGDLSHRVAVMYAGRLAEVGDTRSVLTGPTHHYSRGLLGSVVSLEAGADRLHQIRGVVPAPQGFGEGCRFAGRCGAATDLCRTTTPALTPRGTTADHGFACHHPAGTAAKKLEGSAL from the coding sequence ATGTTCGCCACGGGCCGTCTGGCCACGAAGCTCTCCCGACCGGGCATCGCCTTCCGCGCCCTGCCGGTCACCTCCCGCGTCGCCCTCGGCGTGCTGATCGTCGTCATCCTCGGCGCCGTACTCGCCCCGCTCCTCACCCAGGACCCGCTGACCACCGGCACCCCCGTCCAGGCCCCGGGCGCCGACCACTGGTTCGGCACCGACCGGGCCGGCCGCGACGTCTTCGCCCGCGTGGTGCACGGTTCGCGCTACTCCCTGGTCATCGGCCTCGGCGCGACCGCCGTCGCGCTGATCGCCGGGGCCGTGCTCGGCTCGCTCGCCGCCACCTCGCGCAAGCTCGGCGACGAGTCCGTCATGCGCACCCTCGACGTCGTGATGTCGTTCCCGCCGATCGCCCTCGCGGCCGTCCTGGTCGCCGTCTTCGGCACCAGCGTCCCGGTGATCATCTTCACCATCGCCTTCGTCTACACCCCCTCACTCGCCCGCGTCGTCCGGGCCAACGTGCTGGCGCAGTACGGTGAGGACTACGTCGCGGCCGAGAAGGTCATCGGCGCCCGGCGCGGGTACATCGTGCTCCGCCATGTCGCCGTCAACTGCATGGCGCCGGTCATGGTGTTCGCCACCGTCATGGTCGCCGAGGCGATCATCTTCGAGGCCAGCCTCTCCTTCATCGGGGCCGGCGTGCAGGACCCCGACCCCAGCTGGGGCAGCGTCCTCGCCTACGGCCGGCAGATCCTCCTGGCCGGCGGCTGGTGGGCCACCTTCTTCCCCGGCCTCGCCCTCCTGATCACCGTCCTCGCCCTCAACATCCTCTCCGAGGGCCTCACCGACGCCTCCGCCGCGCCCAAGAGCGCCCGCGCCGCCACCCCGGCCACCGCGCCCACAGCCGCGGACCCGGTCGAGGCCGCCGCCACCGTCGACATCGACGCCGCCCTCGCCAAGCTCGCCCGGCACATCGACTCCACCGAGCCCACCATCACCCCGGTGCGCGAGGGCGCCGACGAACTCCTCGTCGTCCGCGACCTGGCGATCCGCTTCCCCGACCGCTACGGCGACATCCCCGTCGTCGACCGGCTGAACTTCACCGTCCACGAGGGCGAGACCCTCGGCCTGGTCGGCGAGTCCGGCTGCGGCAAGTCCATCACCAGCCTCGCCGTCATGGGCCTCCTCGCCCGCAACGCCGAGGTCAGCGGCGAGATCCTCTACCGCGGCCGGGACCTGCTGAAGCTCCCGCCCAAGGAACGCCGCGCCCTGATGGGCCCCGAGATCGCCATGGTCTACCAGGACGCGCTCTCCTCCCTCAACCCCTCCGTGCTCGTCGGCACCCAGCTGAAGCAGCTGACCTCGCGCGGTGGCACGAAGACCCCCGCCGAACTCCTCGAACTCGTGGGCCTCTCGCCCGAACGCACCCTGCGCAGCTACCCGCACGAACTCTCCGGCGGACAGCGCCAGCGGGTCCTGATCGCCATGGCCCTCTCGCGCAGCCCGCGCCTGCTGATCGCGGACGAGCCGACCACCGCCCTCGACGTCACCGTCCAGGCCCAGGTCGTCGAACTCCTCATCAAGCTCCGCGACGAGCTCGGCTTCGCCATGGTGCTGGTCTCCCACGACCTCGCCCTGGTCGGCGACCTCTCCCACCGGGTCGCCGTCATGTACGCGGGACGCCTGGCGGAGGTCGGGGACACCCGCTCCGTCCTCACCGGCCCCACCCACCACTACAGCCGCGGCCTCCTCGGCTCCGTCGTCTCCCTCGAAGCCGGCGCCGACCGGCTCCACCAGATCCGCGGCGTCGTGCCCGCCCCCCAGGGCTTCGGCGAAGGCTGCCGCTTCGCCGGGCGATGCGGAGCCGCCACGGACCTCTGCCGCACCACGACACCCGCGCTCACTCCGCGCGGAACAACCGCCGACCACGGCTTCGCCTGCCATCACCCGGCCGGCACGGCCGCCAAGAAGCTCGAAGGGAGCGCCCTGTGA
- a CDS encoding FadR/GntR family transcriptional regulator, giving the protein MSGTRPGRTLLRLEVVEGIKRYILDERLRPGDPLPTEPTLCETLGASRSSVREAMKILDALDIVEVRHGHGTYVGRLSLSALVESLTFRGLLSPDDDFQVMADLVDVRELFERGMADRIISSLDAGELDRLDGLVATMRATGAGDGHGFVAADRAFHALLVAPLGNDLIGQLSMAFWDVYTIVAPHLKGFTHADEADTVTAHQNIVDAARAGDTVAFLKALEEHYAPVRRRIAEARSGKDDQG; this is encoded by the coding sequence ATGTCCGGCACGCGACCCGGCCGCACTCTTCTGCGGCTGGAAGTGGTGGAGGGCATCAAGCGCTACATCCTCGACGAACGGCTGCGCCCCGGGGACCCGTTGCCGACGGAGCCGACCCTGTGCGAGACGCTCGGAGCCAGCCGCTCCAGCGTCCGGGAAGCCATGAAGATCCTGGACGCTCTCGACATCGTCGAGGTCCGCCACGGTCACGGGACGTACGTCGGGCGGCTGAGCCTGTCGGCGCTGGTGGAAAGCCTCACCTTCCGCGGCCTGCTCTCCCCCGACGACGACTTCCAGGTGATGGCCGACCTCGTCGACGTACGCGAGCTCTTCGAGCGGGGCATGGCCGACCGGATCATCTCCTCGCTCGATGCGGGCGAACTCGACAGGCTGGACGGCCTGGTGGCCACCATGCGCGCCACCGGCGCCGGAGACGGGCACGGGTTCGTGGCCGCGGACCGGGCGTTCCACGCCCTGCTCGTCGCCCCGCTCGGCAACGACCTGATCGGCCAGCTGTCGATGGCCTTCTGGGACGTCTACACGATCGTCGCGCCGCATCTGAAGGGGTTCACGCACGCCGACGAGGCGGACACGGTCACCGCCCACCAGAACATCGTGGACGCGGCACGCGCCGGTGACACCGTCGCTTTCCTCAAGGCTCTCGAAGAGCACTACGCGCCGGTCAGACGCCGTATCGCCGAGGCCAGATCAGGCAAGGACGACCAGGGCTGA
- a CDS encoding acetylxylan esterase: MPSTDLSLAECRTYQPDLPLPEGFDAFWRDTLRAEAPGEERGRPRFELVDSGLIHVRTYDVSIPGYDGQPVRGWLRMPAGASGPLGCIVEFLGYGRGRGLAHEQLTWACAGYAHLVMDTRGQGWSAATGDTPDPHTGTAGTVPGFLTRGIEDPSTHYYRRVFTDAVRCVEAMRAHPEVDPTRIVVTGVSQGGGIALAVAGLVAGLAGVMPDVPFLCNIPRASRIAAVPPYTEVASYLQLHRDRTASAFRTLSYFDAAHHATRATAPGLFSIAMMDDICPPSTCFTAYNRYAGPKDVRVYEFNGHEGGTEHHRAEQLAWVRALFDGLPAGPAARS; this comes from the coding sequence ATGCCGTCGACCGATCTCTCCCTAGCCGAATGCCGCACCTACCAGCCGGATCTTCCACTCCCTGAGGGATTCGACGCGTTCTGGCGGGACACCCTGCGTGCCGAAGCCCCCGGCGAGGAGCGGGGTCGGCCCCGTTTCGAGTTGGTGGACAGCGGGCTGATCCACGTACGCACGTACGACGTGAGCATTCCCGGGTACGACGGCCAGCCCGTGCGAGGGTGGCTCCGCATGCCCGCTGGCGCCTCCGGGCCGCTCGGTTGCATCGTGGAGTTCCTCGGATACGGGCGAGGGCGGGGCCTGGCCCATGAACAGCTGACGTGGGCCTGTGCGGGGTATGCACATCTGGTCATGGACACGCGCGGCCAGGGCTGGTCGGCCGCCACCGGCGACACCCCGGACCCTCACACCGGCACAGCCGGGACCGTTCCGGGCTTCCTCACCCGGGGCATCGAAGATCCTTCAACGCACTACTACCGCCGGGTGTTCACCGACGCGGTCCGATGCGTGGAGGCGATGCGGGCGCACCCCGAGGTCGATCCCACCCGCATCGTGGTGACCGGGGTGAGCCAAGGCGGCGGGATCGCCCTGGCCGTGGCGGGGCTCGTGGCGGGGCTGGCCGGGGTGATGCCGGATGTGCCCTTCCTGTGCAACATCCCGCGGGCCTCACGCATCGCCGCGGTGCCGCCGTACACCGAGGTCGCCTCCTACCTTCAGCTGCACCGGGACCGCACCGCCTCCGCCTTCCGCACGCTGTCGTACTTCGACGCCGCGCACCACGCCACCAGAGCGACCGCGCCAGGACTGTTCTCGATCGCGATGATGGACGACATCTGTCCTCCCTCCACCTGCTTCACGGCCTACAACCGCTATGCGGGCCCCAAGGACGTGCGGGTCTACGAGTTCAACGGGCACGAAGGCGGCACCGAGCACCACCGGGCCGAGCAACTGGCCTGGGTCCGCGCCCTGTTCGACGGACTCCCGGCCGGGCCGGCCGCCCGCTCCTGA